A part of Melittangium boletus DSM 14713 genomic DNA contains:
- a CDS encoding extracellular catalytic domain type 1 short-chain-length polyhydroxyalkanoate depolymerase yields the protein MSKRRFAGAVGAWLALELLGCGGPSSSEEAPPVGEVTSTLTQVTSFGSNPGNLRMWKHVPASMPANAPLVVAMHGCTQTANAYTNTGWNALAEQLKFYVLYPEQVSANNQNTCFNWFEPGDTARGQGEALSIKQMVDKMMADHSIDGRRVFVTGLSAGAAMTHVMAAAYPDVFAGGAVMAGIPYKCATSMVQGFSCMSPGSDKTPAQWASLVRGAYSGYSGPYPKMSLWHGTSDYTVKNSNQNEGMEQWTAVHGIDQTPDLSDTVAGYPHKVYRDSAGNSLVETYDLTGMGHGTAIDPATKFPGTNVACGTAGAYVLDTNICSTWHVARFFGLDNSDTVAPSVSLTSPANGASVSGSVKLTASATDNVGVTQVEFLIDGAPVGTDTTSPYEYTWNSASAANGTHTLVARATDAAGNSTTSSTVSVTVSGGVSDTTAPTVALTSPTSGATLSGAVPLTATASDNIGVSRVDFLVDGAVVGQGTLLGGTYTLTWDSTSASTGSHTVRARATDASGNSALSALVTVTVDQGSARFSETFSNNGPDNTGWSLTEWTLDASDQMGSASGKSILGSAVPAFSTVTRTASVTVKLAASPRLSYWRKLDLYGANTTASVSFQVVVNDGADRVVDSVTKGLGGVTESAWTQRANLDLSAYANKTVTLKFIVTAKDLSSTVSRAKAWVDGITVGP from the coding sequence ATGTCGAAGCGACGTTTCGCGGGAGCCGTGGGCGCATGGCTGGCGCTGGAGCTGCTCGGGTGCGGAGGGCCTTCGTCGTCGGAAGAAGCACCTCCCGTGGGAGAGGTGACGAGCACCCTGACCCAGGTGACGAGCTTTGGGAGCAACCCGGGCAACCTGAGGATGTGGAAGCACGTCCCCGCCAGCATGCCAGCCAATGCGCCGCTGGTGGTGGCGATGCATGGCTGTACCCAGACGGCCAACGCCTATACCAACACGGGCTGGAACGCGCTGGCCGAGCAGCTCAAGTTCTACGTGCTCTATCCCGAGCAGGTGAGCGCCAACAACCAGAACACCTGTTTCAACTGGTTCGAGCCGGGGGACACCGCGCGCGGCCAGGGTGAGGCGCTGTCCATCAAGCAGATGGTCGACAAGATGATGGCCGACCACTCCATCGACGGCCGCCGCGTCTTCGTCACGGGCCTGTCCGCGGGCGCCGCGATGACGCACGTCATGGCCGCGGCCTACCCCGACGTCTTCGCGGGCGGCGCGGTGATGGCGGGCATCCCCTACAAGTGCGCCACCTCCATGGTCCAGGGCTTCTCCTGCATGAGCCCGGGCTCGGACAAGACGCCCGCGCAGTGGGCGAGCCTCGTGCGCGGCGCCTACTCCGGCTACAGCGGCCCCTACCCCAAGATGTCCCTCTGGCACGGCACGTCCGACTACACCGTGAAGAACAGCAACCAGAACGAGGGCATGGAGCAGTGGACGGCGGTGCACGGCATCGATCAGACGCCGGACCTCAGTGACACCGTGGCGGGCTACCCCCACAAGGTCTACCGGGACAGCGCGGGCAACTCCCTGGTGGAGACCTACGATCTCACCGGCATGGGCCATGGCACCGCCATCGACCCGGCGACGAAATTCCCCGGCACCAACGTCGCGTGTGGCACCGCGGGCGCCTACGTGCTGGACACGAACATCTGCTCCACCTGGCACGTGGCCCGCTTCTTCGGGCTCGACAACTCCGACACCGTCGCGCCCTCCGTCAGCCTCACCTCGCCCGCCAACGGCGCCAGCGTGAGCGGCTCGGTGAAGCTCACCGCCAGCGCCACGGACAACGTGGGCGTCACCCAGGTGGAGTTCCTCATCGACGGCGCGCCCGTGGGCACCGACACCACGTCGCCCTACGAGTACACCTGGAACAGCGCCTCGGCGGCCAATGGCACGCACACGCTCGTGGCCCGGGCCACGGACGCCGCGGGCAACAGCACGACCTCCAGCACCGTCTCCGTCACCGTGTCCGGCGGCGTCTCGGACACCACCGCCCCCACCGTGGCCCTCACCTCGCCCACGTCGGGCGCCACCCTGTCCGGCGCCGTCCCGCTCACCGCCACCGCGTCGGACAACATCGGCGTGAGCCGCGTGGACTTCCTCGTCGATGGCGCCGTCGTGGGCCAGGGCACGCTCCTGGGAGGCACGTACACCCTCACCTGGGACTCCACCTCGGCCAGCACGGGGAGCCACACCGTGCGTGCCCGGGCCACGGATGCCTCGGGCAACAGCGCCCTGTCCGCCCTGGTGACGGTGACGGTCGACCAGGGCTCGGCGCGCTTCTCCGAGACCTTCTCCAACAACGGCCCCGACAACACCGGCTGGAGCCTCACCGAGTGGACCCTGGACGCGAGCGACCAGATGGGCTCGGCCAGCGGCAAGTCCATCCTCGGCTCCGCCGTGCCGGCCTTCAGCACCGTCACCCGCACCGCCAGCGTCACCGTGAAGCTCGCGGCCAGCCCCCGCCTCTCCTACTGGCGCAAGCTGGACCTCTATGGCGCCAACACCACCGCCTCGGTCAGCTTCCAGGTCGTCGTCAACGATGGCGCCGACCGGGTGGTGGACTCCGTCACCAAGGGTCTTGGCGGCGTCACCGAATCCGCCTGGACCCAGCGCGCCAACCTCGACCTGTCCGCGTACGCGAACAAGACCGTCACGCTGAAGTTCATCGTCACCGCGAAGGACCTGAGTTCCACCGTCAGCCGCGCCAAGGCCTGGGTGGACGGCATCACCGTGGGGCCCTGA
- a CDS encoding 3-hydroxybutyrate dehydrogenase — protein sequence MGTMKDRCALVTGAASGIGQAVAEALGAQGARVLVSDLDEKGARAVAERIPGAIAQRADVSSRDDCRALVERARNEWGQLDILVNNAGLQHVSPVEDFPEEKWEQMIRIMLVGPFLLTKYALPLMYARKWGRILNISSLHGVVASPYKSAYVSAKHGLMGLTKTVALEAADKGVTVNALCPSYVRTPLVEKQIADQARVNNMSEADVIERVMLAPAAVKRLLEPSEVAAYATFLCSDAAGGITGAAQMMDCGWTAR from the coding sequence ATGGGAACGATGAAGGACAGGTGTGCGCTCGTGACGGGCGCGGCGAGTGGAATTGGTCAGGCGGTGGCCGAGGCGCTGGGCGCTCAGGGGGCCCGGGTGCTGGTGTCGGATCTCGACGAGAAGGGCGCACGGGCGGTGGCCGAGCGCATCCCCGGCGCCATCGCGCAGCGTGCGGACGTGTCCTCACGGGACGACTGCCGCGCCCTGGTGGAGCGCGCCCGGAACGAATGGGGTCAGCTCGACATCCTGGTGAACAACGCGGGGCTGCAGCACGTGTCCCCGGTGGAGGACTTCCCCGAGGAGAAGTGGGAGCAGATGATCCGCATCATGCTCGTGGGGCCCTTCCTGCTCACCAAGTACGCGCTGCCGCTGATGTACGCGCGCAAGTGGGGCCGCATCCTCAACATCTCCTCGCTGCACGGCGTGGTGGCCTCGCCGTACAAGTCCGCCTACGTCTCCGCCAAGCACGGGCTCATGGGCCTGACGAAGACGGTGGCGCTGGAGGCGGCGGACAAGGGCGTGACGGTGAACGCGCTCTGCCCGAGCTACGTGCGCACCCCGCTCGTGGAGAAGCAGATCGCCGACCAGGCCCGGGTGAACAACATGTCCGAGGCGGACGTCATCGAGCGCGTCATGCTGGCCCCCGCCGCCGTCAAGCGCCTGCTGGAGCCCTCCGAGGTGGCGGCGTACGCGACCTTCCTGTGCTCGGACGCCGCGGGCGGCATCACTGGCGCCGCCCAGATGATGGACTGCGGCTGGACGGCGCGCTGA
- a CDS encoding DUSAM domain-containing protein, which produces MTEETDWEELRTLAQDVLESGAPLELTSETRSLLVRTARQVAISQQDAEDALCSLSTATTLLREIRQRIRDGSHRLGDSLARAGTLQKKGDLDGALQAIRDLLAVEVVPLYREHAEVQLEELTRLMEVRATGRLNPDLSDRPQLAVLAQRIQQGHALEFTDDLRALLRRTAPTAAVSEAETEDALKTSEGAEALMGMILSRFQKGERRFLRSMYRMTSLRDAGDLDGARQQMRDVLAVEVVPLYREMAEEQLRGLDRPPPAS; this is translated from the coding sequence ATGACTGAAGAGACGGACTGGGAAGAACTCAGGACGTTGGCTCAGGATGTTCTCGAAAGTGGCGCCCCGTTGGAACTCACCTCCGAGACGCGCTCCCTTCTTGTGCGGACCGCTCGGCAGGTGGCCATCAGCCAGCAGGACGCGGAAGATGCTTTGTGCAGCCTGTCCACCGCTACAACCCTGCTTCGGGAGATCCGCCAGCGTATTCGAGATGGGTCGCATCGACTTGGAGATTCCTTGGCCCGGGCAGGTACACTCCAGAAGAAAGGAGATCTCGACGGGGCACTGCAAGCCATTCGCGACCTGCTCGCCGTGGAGGTGGTCCCCCTCTACCGGGAGCACGCCGAAGTCCAGCTTGAGGAGTTGACGAGACTGATGGAGGTGCGTGCAACCGGGCGGCTCAATCCGGACCTGTCCGATCGGCCGCAGCTTGCCGTTCTCGCACAACGCATCCAGCAGGGGCACGCACTGGAATTCACCGATGACCTGCGCGCCCTTCTACGCCGGACTGCTCCCACGGCAGCCGTCAGCGAGGCAGAGACTGAAGACGCGCTCAAGACCTCGGAGGGGGCCGAGGCCCTCATGGGGATGATTCTCTCTCGTTTCCAGAAGGGGGAGCGTCGATTCTTGCGCTCGATGTACCGGATGACGAGCCTTCGGGACGCGGGCGATCTCGATGGTGCGCGCCAGCAGATGCGCGACGTGCTGGCCGTGGAGGTCGTGCCGTTGTACCGCGAGATGGCCGAGGAGCAGCTAAGGGGTCTCGACAGACCACCTCCGGCGTCGTGA
- a CDS encoding esterase/lipase family protein: MRLFRSSLRLSATGLAASGLLACGGSSVPKGTPAPDKNPVVTVERCRERIAALTEELRAGGVDVATWSFRDAPEMKAPETTERQTPDTYKLYDGRYRPIGDLHPGCTRANLYYDKKNTDSSTPGSTPYKDGNNDGKWTGQGDFGGPNAATGFLDGDVADIPGYPCAAKEYTQDNEDSSLPIVILVHGNSTRPHSWEKFLLPPGTAINSAFENVQFSPDTQARPQLAEALIAARYPVIAVDFRTDLIPLVDPTRNNTTENVAGNIDHGWSTPILQSLVKAVMKNNPGRKVALVGHSLGVTVVRDALRRLYVESVDGVEGAINPFPQLSHVIMGSGAHHGVSTYDPPSALCGPNLTMRGTIVCEMGSRSNYQQTYFHKPLNGPRDLFATPCADGDYAFGRTGQCGGNVVKYLTLTMTDINSGSNYQDFYVSEAASRIEMPGCVNNTLTTLNDYDTSGYFNKGFIANHFGTVRSEAGLKHVMAFLEAK, translated from the coding sequence ATGCGTCTGTTCAGGTCTTCCCTCCGTCTCTCCGCGACCGGGCTCGCCGCCAGCGGTCTGCTCGCATGTGGCGGCTCCTCCGTGCCGAAAGGCACTCCCGCGCCGGACAAGAATCCGGTGGTGACGGTGGAGCGCTGCCGCGAGCGGATCGCCGCCCTGACGGAGGAGCTGCGCGCCGGAGGCGTGGACGTGGCCACCTGGTCCTTCCGGGACGCGCCGGAGATGAAGGCGCCCGAGACCACCGAGCGCCAGACGCCCGATACCTACAAGCTGTACGACGGCCGGTATCGCCCGATCGGCGACCTCCACCCGGGCTGCACCAGGGCCAACCTCTACTACGACAAGAAGAACACGGACTCGAGCACGCCCGGGAGCACGCCGTACAAGGACGGCAACAACGACGGCAAGTGGACCGGGCAGGGCGACTTCGGCGGACCCAACGCCGCCACGGGCTTCCTCGACGGGGACGTGGCGGACATCCCCGGCTATCCCTGCGCGGCGAAGGAGTACACCCAGGACAACGAGGACAGCTCGCTGCCCATCGTCATCCTCGTGCACGGCAACTCCACCCGGCCGCACTCCTGGGAGAAGTTCCTCCTGCCGCCGGGCACGGCCATCAACTCCGCCTTCGAGAACGTCCAGTTCAGTCCCGACACCCAGGCGCGCCCCCAGCTCGCGGAAGCGCTCATCGCCGCGCGCTACCCGGTCATCGCGGTGGACTTCCGCACGGACTTGATTCCCCTGGTGGACCCCACCCGCAACAACACCACGGAGAACGTGGCGGGCAACATCGACCACGGCTGGTCCACGCCCATCCTCCAGTCCCTCGTCAAGGCGGTGATGAAGAACAACCCGGGCCGCAAGGTGGCGCTCGTGGGCCACTCACTGGGCGTGACGGTGGTGCGCGACGCCTTGCGCCGGCTCTACGTGGAGTCCGTGGACGGGGTCGAGGGCGCCATCAACCCCTTCCCCCAGCTCAGCCACGTCATCATGGGCTCGGGCGCCCACCACGGCGTGTCCACCTATGATCCGCCGAGCGCGCTGTGCGGCCCCAACCTCACCATGCGCGGCACCATCGTTTGCGAGATGGGCAGCCGGAGCAACTACCAGCAGACGTACTTCCACAAGCCGCTCAACGGGCCGCGGGACCTGTTCGCCACGCCGTGCGCGGACGGGGACTACGCCTTTGGCCGGACGGGGCAGTGCGGCGGCAACGTGGTGAAGTACCTCACGCTCACCATGACGGACATCAACTCGGGCTCCAACTACCAGGACTTCTACGTGTCCGAGGCCGCCTCGCGCATCGAGATGCCCGGGTGCGTGAACAACACGCTGACGACGCTCAACGACTACGACACCAGCGGCTACTTCAACAAGGGCTTCATCGCCAACCACTTCGGCACGGTGCGCTCCGAGGCGGGCCTCAAGCACGTGATGGCGTTCCTGGAGGCGAAGTAG
- a CDS encoding MFS transporter: protein MTESNTAQASPEPSTPIWKVAAASFIGTAVEWYDFFLYGTAAALIFNRLFFPSFDPLMGTLAAFGTFAVGFIARPLGGIIFGHFGDKLGRKSMLSATLMIMGVATFAIGLLPTYESVGIWAPILLVVLRIFQGFGLGGEWGGAVLMAVESAPANRRGFYGSWPQMGAPAGLLVANAVFSVFSSLPEEQFVSWGWRIPFLFSALLIGIGVFIRLGVAESPAFRAAHQKKQQQPATREPPALEVLRTYPKQILLAMGARFAENGFFYIVTTFVLAYGTSIGLERAAMLQAVLVATCVHLVAIPSFGALSDILGRRPVYIGGAVACALLAFPFFWLIDTKQTGAIWLAISLGIIAHAAMYGPQASFFSELFGTRVRYSGASLGYQLASVFAGGLSPLVATALLQSTGNKPWAVSVYMVVLALITLVSVYLSAETFRENLEETDPTAASGEAAGKERPREVA from the coding sequence GTGACGGAATCCAACACCGCCCAGGCCTCCCCCGAGCCATCCACGCCCATCTGGAAGGTGGCCGCCGCGAGCTTCATCGGCACCGCGGTCGAGTGGTACGACTTCTTCCTGTACGGCACCGCGGCGGCGCTCATCTTCAACCGCCTGTTCTTCCCCTCGTTCGATCCGTTGATGGGCACGCTCGCCGCGTTCGGCACCTTCGCGGTGGGCTTCATCGCGCGGCCGCTCGGCGGCATCATCTTCGGCCACTTCGGCGACAAGCTCGGGCGCAAGTCCATGTTGAGCGCCACGCTGATGATCATGGGCGTGGCGACGTTCGCCATCGGGTTGTTGCCCACCTACGAGAGCGTGGGCATCTGGGCGCCCATCCTCCTGGTCGTCCTGCGCATCTTCCAGGGCTTCGGTCTGGGCGGTGAGTGGGGCGGCGCGGTGCTCATGGCGGTGGAGAGCGCACCCGCGAATCGCCGGGGCTTCTACGGAAGCTGGCCGCAGATGGGCGCGCCCGCGGGCCTGCTCGTCGCCAACGCCGTGTTCTCCGTCTTCTCGAGCCTGCCCGAGGAGCAGTTCGTCTCCTGGGGCTGGCGCATCCCCTTCCTCTTCAGCGCGCTGCTCATCGGCATTGGCGTCTTCATCCGCCTGGGCGTCGCCGAGTCCCCGGCGTTCCGCGCCGCGCACCAGAAGAAGCAACAGCAACCCGCCACCCGCGAGCCCCCCGCGCTCGAGGTGTTGCGCACCTATCCCAAGCAGATCCTCCTGGCCATGGGGGCGCGCTTCGCGGAGAACGGCTTCTTCTACATCGTCACCACGTTCGTGCTCGCCTACGGCACCAGCATCGGCCTGGAGCGCGCGGCCATGCTCCAGGCGGTGCTCGTGGCCACGTGCGTGCACCTGGTGGCCATCCCCAGCTTCGGAGCGCTCTCGGACATCCTCGGACGCCGCCCCGTGTACATCGGGGGAGCCGTGGCGTGCGCGCTGCTCGCCTTCCCCTTCTTCTGGCTCATCGACACGAAGCAGACGGGCGCCATCTGGCTGGCCATCTCCCTGGGCATCATCGCGCACGCCGCCATGTACGGGCCCCAGGCCAGCTTCTTCTCCGAGCTGTTCGGCACCCGCGTGCGCTACAGCGGCGCGTCGCTCGGCTACCAGCTGGCGTCCGTCTTCGCGGGAGGCCTCTCCCCCCTCGTCGCCACCGCCCTGCTCCAGTCGACCGGCAACAAGCCCTGGGCGGTGTCCGTCTACATGGTGGTGCTCGCCCTCATCACGCTCGTGTCCGTGTACCTGTCCGCCGAGACGTTCCGCGAAAATCTCGAGGAGACGGACCCCACGGCTGCCTCGGGGGAAGCCGCGGGGAAGGAGCGGCCACGCGAGGTGGCCTGA
- a CDS encoding DUSAM domain-containing protein — protein sequence MNEPHDWDRVLGLYAKLERNEVIALNADVRDLCQRVAQDVAIGNVDAERALLTPAGAETLVREMRRRIFEGSRRLSRALSESDRRKKAGDVAGARAVLEGVLAVEVVPLYRQHATTMLDYVDDPED from the coding sequence ATGAACGAGCCTCACGATTGGGACAGGGTGCTTGGGCTGTATGCCAAGCTGGAGCGGAATGAAGTGATAGCGCTAAACGCTGATGTGCGCGACCTCTGCCAACGAGTGGCGCAGGACGTAGCCATTGGCAATGTCGACGCGGAACGCGCATTGCTCACCCCAGCGGGAGCGGAAACACTCGTGCGAGAGATGCGCCGCCGGATTTTCGAGGGTAGTCGGCGGCTATCCCGGGCGTTATCTGAGTCAGACCGCCGTAAGAAAGCAGGCGACGTGGCCGGAGCGCGAGCGGTGTTGGAGGGAGTGTTAGCTGTTGAGGTCGTGCCCCTCTACCGTCAACATGCCACGACCATGCTTGACTACGTAGACGATCCCGAAGATTAG